A single region of the Dehalococcoides mccartyi genome encodes:
- a CDS encoding trypsin-like peptidase domain-containing protein, with product MTTAQKWIGVLLSLVLVGVSAFNTVLLLDQKDQLETAQGQISSMQSQLSQAGADINSLKSQLTTVNGHLATLDGQVAELLKLSTAQVDAIASVMASVVYIEVDYYDPSTGERGTVSGSGTIMDSRGYILTNRHVVENATHVTVILPNKQVYNAEDFWTDDFMDVAVVKIDADGLQAASFGDPATLKVGDTVVALGYPLGISPTDGGMTVTAGIVSNLENWFFIDGTPYFDVIQTDAAINPGNSGGPMINLQGQIIGINSAGILDAQNMGFAINMATAKHIYESLLADGSYHHPYLGIDIDDYYDDIPGFPGAEASTGVEVLDVESGSVAALAGLRDGDVIYQFNGQAVTSFSDLLRFLWRMNAGDTVVLVTERNGVERTITITLDERPSNFYYI from the coding sequence ATGACTACCGCCCAGAAATGGATAGGAGTATTACTTAGCCTGGTACTGGTAGGGGTAAGTGCGTTTAACACGGTGCTTCTGCTTGACCAGAAAGACCAACTTGAAACAGCCCAGGGGCAAATCTCATCTATGCAAAGCCAGCTTAGCCAAGCCGGGGCTGATATAAATTCGCTTAAAAGCCAGCTGACAACAGTAAACGGACATCTGGCTACTCTGGATGGGCAAGTTGCCGAACTTTTGAAACTTTCTACAGCTCAGGTGGATGCTATTGCTTCGGTAATGGCTTCGGTGGTGTATATAGAGGTAGATTATTATGACCCGTCTACCGGTGAAAGAGGTACTGTTTCCGGTTCGGGGACTATCATGGACAGCCGCGGCTATATACTTACCAATCGCCACGTAGTGGAAAATGCCACCCACGTGACGGTGATTTTACCCAATAAACAGGTTTATAATGCCGAAGATTTCTGGACTGATGATTTTATGGATGTAGCCGTAGTTAAAATAGATGCAGACGGTCTACAGGCGGCATCTTTCGGTGACCCTGCCACCCTTAAAGTGGGTGATACTGTGGTGGCTTTGGGTTATCCCTTGGGCATATCCCCAACTGATGGCGGCATGACGGTAACCGCCGGTATCGTAAGTAATCTGGAAAATTGGTTTTTCATAGACGGGACGCCTTATTTTGATGTAATCCAGACAGATGCGGCTATAAATCCGGGTAACTCCGGTGGCCCTATGATAAACCTTCAGGGGCAAATTATCGGTATAAACAGTGCCGGTATTCTGGATGCTCAGAATATGGGTTTTGCAATAAATATGGCTACAGCCAAGCATATTTATGAAAGCCTGTTAGCAGACGGCAGTTATCATCACCCCTATCTGGGTATAGATATTGACGACTATTATGATGATATCCCCGGTTTCCCCGGTGCTGAAGCCTCAACCGGGGTTGAGGTACTGGATGTTGAGTCCGGCAGTGTAGCTGCCCTTGCCGGTTTGAGGGACGGAGATGTTATTTACCAGTTTAACGGGCAGGCTGTAACATCTTTCTCAGACCTGCTTCGTTTTCTCTGGAGGATGAATGCCGGAGATACAGTGGTTCTTGTAACTGAGCGGAATGGCGTTGAGCGGACTATCACAATAACACTGGATGAACGTCCGTCAAACTTTTATTACATTTAG
- a CDS encoding S1C family serine protease: protein MESARFRWVSISVIALLVVVTGFNTLMLFQKSDQLSQAETQINSLTQSLASLNSLGGDISSLQQDFSDLQSQLQQVNTDLTCHECAVADLVSLIEPSIVRVDVSGRNFSASGSGTIIDKRGFILTNYHVIEGATTIRVTLMEGAIYSASVVGSDVGRDIALLRMSATGGQEFPAVTLATMADIKVGMDVVAAGFPLGTDLTGPATFTKGIVSAMRTYEGYLYVQTDAAINPGNSGGCMVNMAGLMIGIPSAGIVPYGEDIEDINLVIPVDDILSFLALYLPG from the coding sequence GTGGAAAGTGCCAGATTTCGTTGGGTAAGTATTTCAGTTATTGCCCTTCTGGTGGTGGTTACCGGGTTTAATACCCTGATGCTTTTTCAAAAATCAGACCAGCTTAGCCAGGCTGAAACCCAAATAAATTCTTTGACCCAGAGCCTGGCTTCACTAAACAGCCTGGGCGGAGATATTTCCAGCCTGCAGCAGGATTTCTCTGACCTGCAAAGCCAGCTTCAGCAGGTAAATACAGACCTTACCTGCCATGAGTGTGCGGTTGCGGATTTGGTCAGCCTGATTGAACCGTCAATAGTGCGGGTAGACGTGAGCGGGCGCAATTTCAGTGCTTCCGGTTCCGGCACTATTATTGATAAACGGGGCTTTATACTGACCAATTACCATGTTATTGAAGGGGCAACTACTATCAGGGTAACCCTGATGGAAGGGGCTATATACTCAGCCAGTGTGGTAGGCAGTGACGTGGGCCGGGATATAGCTTTGCTGCGGATGAGTGCTACCGGCGGGCAGGAATTCCCTGCCGTTACTCTGGCAACCATGGCAGATATAAAAGTGGGCATGGATGTGGTGGCAGCCGGGTTTCCTCTGGGGACTGACCTTACTGGTCCGGCCACATTTACCAAGGGTATAGTTTCGGCTATGCGTACCTATGAAGGTTATCTGTATGTGCAAACAGATGCCGCCATAAACCCCGGCAATTCCGGAGGTTGCATGGTGAATATGGCTGGGCTTATGATAGGTATACCCTCTGCCGGGATAGTACCTTATGGTGAGGATATAGAAGATATAAATCTGGTTATACCGGTAGATGATATTCTCAGTTTTCTTGCCCTGTATCTGCCGGGTTGA
- a CDS encoding MerR family transcriptional regulator translates to MLYDKVMEKLLTVGELAKMAGVSIRTLRFYDVHGLLKPRSYTAAGYRQYGRDEALRLQQILFYRELGFPLEGIKLLVDDKNASILENLRRQSSLLKDRGKKLADLQKTIQKTISSLEGKIEMEINEYYQGLPQEKIDYYRREARRRYGEETVRRSEEMVVKMGKTKMAELQAQGQSIFEGLAENIPNGPAHSLSQALIAKWREWLENFAQYTDEGLLGLSRGYRDDPEFKAFFDRIHPGLAAFIADAVEVYFKKTA, encoded by the coding sequence ATGCTTTATGATAAGGTTATGGAAAAACTGCTGACAGTGGGCGAACTTGCTAAAATGGCCGGAGTGAGTATACGCACTCTGCGCTTTTACGATGTGCACGGACTGCTGAAACCCCGCAGTTATACTGCTGCCGGATATAGGCAGTATGGCCGGGATGAGGCTTTGCGCCTTCAGCAGATACTCTTTTACCGTGAGCTGGGGTTTCCATTGGAAGGGATAAAACTACTGGTTGACGATAAAAATGCGAGCATCCTTGAAAATCTGCGCCGTCAGAGCAGTTTGCTCAAGGATAGGGGAAAGAAGCTTGCAGATTTGCAGAAGACTATTCAGAAAACTATATCCAGTCTGGAAGGGAAAATAGAAATGGAAATAAACGAATATTACCAGGGACTTCCCCAGGAAAAAATTGATTATTATCGTCGTGAAGCCCGCCGCCGGTATGGTGAGGAAACAGTGCGGCGTTCCGAAGAGATGGTAGTAAAAATGGGTAAAACCAAAATGGCAGAGCTTCAGGCACAGGGGCAGTCTATATTTGAAGGACTGGCTGAGAATATACCCAACGGACCTGCCCACTCTCTTTCGCAGGCACTGATAGCCAAGTGGCGGGAATGGCTGGAAAACTTTGCTCAGTATACTGATGAAGGTTTGCTGGGCCTTTCCAGAGGCTATCGGGATGACCCTGAGTTCAAGGCATTTTTTGACAGGATACATCCCGGATTGGCCGCTTTTATTGCGGATGCGGTTGAGGTGTATTTCAAGAAAACCGCTTGA
- a CDS encoding glutamate-5-semialdehyde dehydrogenase, whose product MEKALLEIEEKARLARAASRPLSYTSSAQKDAALKNIAACLLDNAPAILEANLKDQTEAKASGMPSAMLDRLIINQSRLEGIAKDTLAIAALPDPVGEIFDMGTMPNGLVIGKKRVPLGVIAAIYESRPNVTVDIAALCLKAGNAVILRGGKETIHSNTILAELIRQAVADAGLPKEAIQFIENTDRSLVNHLLKLSEQIDLVIPRGGAGLISYVKQNSFIPVVAGGIGVVHVYVDADAKIADAVNIAYNSKVQRPTVCNAMDTLLVHKDIAATFLPAVAAEWNKAGVEIRADERALKILENTFGCKLIPATADDWGKEFLALVAAVKVVDSLDEALSHIAKYGSGHTESIVTQNYNSSQRFLNEVDAAAVMVNASTRFTDGSQFGLGAELGISTQKMHARGPMGLKEITSYKWIVYGNGQIRG is encoded by the coding sequence ATGGAAAAAGCACTGCTGGAAATAGAAGAAAAAGCCCGCTTAGCCAGAGCCGCTTCCCGCCCTTTAAGTTATACTTCATCGGCCCAAAAAGATGCCGCCCTTAAAAATATTGCCGCCTGCCTGCTGGATAACGCTCCGGCCATACTGGAAGCTAATTTGAAAGACCAGACTGAAGCCAAAGCGTCAGGTATGCCCTCTGCTATGCTGGACCGCCTGATAATCAACCAGAGCCGTCTGGAGGGTATCGCCAAAGATACTCTGGCTATTGCAGCCCTGCCTGACCCGGTGGGTGAAATATTTGATATGGGCACAATGCCAAACGGCCTGGTTATAGGTAAAAAACGGGTACCGCTGGGTGTTATTGCGGCTATTTATGAAAGCCGCCCCAATGTCACAGTGGATATTGCCGCTTTGTGCCTGAAAGCTGGAAATGCGGTTATTCTGCGCGGCGGCAAGGAAACTATCCATTCAAATACCATCTTGGCAGAGCTTATACGGCAGGCTGTTGCAGATGCAGGTCTGCCCAAAGAAGCTATCCAGTTTATAGAAAATACTGACCGCAGTCTGGTAAACCACCTGCTCAAGCTCTCAGAACAAATAGATTTAGTCATACCCAGAGGCGGTGCCGGACTAATTAGTTATGTTAAACAAAACTCATTTATACCGGTGGTTGCCGGAGGCATAGGGGTAGTACATGTATACGTAGATGCTGATGCCAAAATAGCTGATGCGGTAAACATAGCTTATAATTCCAAAGTACAACGCCCCACCGTCTGCAACGCCATGGACACCCTGCTGGTACACAAAGATATAGCCGCCACTTTTCTGCCGGCTGTTGCCGCCGAATGGAACAAAGCCGGAGTGGAAATAAGGGCAGATGAAAGAGCCCTGAAAATACTGGAGAACACTTTCGGCTGCAAGCTGATACCCGCCACTGCAGATGACTGGGGCAAAGAATTTCTGGCACTGGTTGCAGCCGTAAAAGTAGTAGATAGTCTGGACGAAGCACTTTCGCATATTGCCAAATACGGCTCCGGACATACGGAAAGCATCGTCACCCAGAACTATAACTCTTCCCAACGCTTTCTGAACGAAGTGGATGCGGCTGCTGTTATGGTAAATGCCTCCACCCGTTTTACAGACGGCTCGCAGTTCGGGCTGGGAGCGGAACTGGGCATAAGCACCCAGAAGATGCACGCCCGCGGCCCCATGGGGCTTAAGGAGATAACCAGCTACAAATGGATAGTCTACGGGAACGGCCAGATACGGGGATAG
- the rph gene encoding ribonuclease PH — translation MQRGDGRNFNQLRPITITPGFQSFAEGSVLIEQGKTRVICSVSMEDKVPQFLRNSGNGWVTAEYSMLPRSTVTRTQRDSSAGKISGRSQEIQRLIGRSLRSCVDLAALGERSFIIDCDVIQADAGTRTASITGSYIALYLAFKKMVDMGILSKMPFTSQVAAVSVSIFKGNIVLDPCYDEDFQAEVDFNLVMNDRAEFVEIQGTAEGKTFSRDTLDHVLKLGEVGIKQLFDIQNSITRP, via the coding sequence ATGCAAAGAGGTGATGGCCGCAACTTCAACCAGCTAAGGCCGATAACAATTACTCCCGGTTTCCAGAGCTTTGCCGAGGGTTCGGTTTTGATAGAGCAGGGTAAGACCCGGGTAATCTGCTCGGTCAGTATGGAAGATAAAGTCCCCCAGTTTCTGCGAAACAGCGGTAACGGCTGGGTTACGGCTGAGTATTCCATGCTGCCCCGTTCTACTGTTACCCGCACCCAGAGGGATTCATCTGCTGGCAAGATATCCGGCCGAAGCCAGGAAATTCAGCGTCTTATAGGCCGCTCCCTGCGTTCCTGCGTGGATTTAGCGGCTCTGGGCGAGCGGTCTTTTATTATAGACTGTGATGTTATTCAGGCAGATGCCGGTACCCGCACCGCTTCCATAACCGGTTCATATATAGCCTTGTATCTGGCATTTAAGAAGATGGTAGATATGGGTATTCTCTCCAAAATGCCTTTTACTTCTCAGGTGGCGGCGGTCAGCGTCAGTATTTTTAAAGGCAATATTGTGCTTGACCCCTGTTACGATGAGGATTTTCAGGCCGAAGTGGATTTTAACCTGGTTATGAATGACCGGGCTGAGTTTGTGGAAATACAGGGTACGGCTGAGGGCAAAACCTTTTCCCGTGATACCCTTGACCATGTACTTAAACTGGGTGAAGTCGGTATCAAACAGCTTTTTGATATTCAGAATAGTATTACCCGGCCGTAG
- a CDS encoding NUDIX domain-containing protein, whose protein sequence is MDKLPRLQPVVTAFLIKNGKVLLFKRSQRVGSYRGFWAAISGHMDTTPLEQVYTEIAEETGYNPEELVLLKEGQVFEYHDTALGILWQIHPFLFHLKIDRPPKIDWEHTDFCWVLPAEIASIVTVPLLKEAFESLSG, encoded by the coding sequence GTGGATAAATTGCCCCGTTTACAGCCGGTGGTGACCGCTTTTCTTATAAAAAATGGCAAAGTGCTTTTATTTAAACGCAGCCAACGGGTGGGAAGCTACAGGGGGTTTTGGGCAGCTATATCCGGCCATATGGATACCACACCCCTTGAACAGGTTTACACTGAAATAGCTGAGGAAACCGGTTACAATCCCGAAGAACTGGTGCTGCTCAAAGAAGGACAGGTATTTGAGTACCATGATACTGCGCTGGGTATTCTCTGGCAGATACACCCCTTCCTTTTTCACCTGAAAATTGACAGGCCGCCTAAGATAGACTGGGAGCATACTGATTTTTGCTGGGTTTTGCCTGCTGAAATAGCTTCCATTGTTACTGTTCCCCTGCTTAAAGAGGCATTTGAAAGCCTGAGCGGATAA
- a CDS encoding CinA family protein encodes MIDNLDYKLTALAGEIGQLLNKHKLSLGVTESATGGLVSHAITNIPGCSAYYLGSVTSYSNHIKQKLLGVSARILDTQGAVSMETACQMASGGRQLLGADICLSDTGIAGPDGETPSKPVGLFYLGLAAPKGVKAFERRFTGSREEIKYQAAIAVLEILKEYLKGISGG; translated from the coding sequence ATGATTGATAACCTAGATTATAAACTAACTGCTCTGGCAGGGGAAATAGGGCAGCTGCTTAATAAGCATAAGCTTAGTCTGGGAGTGACAGAATCTGCAACCGGCGGGCTGGTTTCACACGCCATTACCAATATCCCCGGCTGCTCGGCTTATTATCTGGGTTCGGTTACCAGCTATTCTAACCATATTAAACAAAAACTTCTGGGTGTATCTGCCCGAATACTGGACACCCAAGGTGCAGTCAGTATGGAAACCGCCTGCCAGATGGCTTCGGGGGGCAGGCAACTTCTGGGTGCCGATATTTGCCTGTCTGATACCGGCATCGCCGGCCCGGATGGTGAGACTCCGTCTAAGCCGGTTGGGTTATTTTATCTGGGTTTAGCCGCCCCGAAGGGTGTCAAAGCATTTGAACGCCGTTTTACGGGCAGCCGTGAAGAAATAAAATATCAGGCGGCTATTGCTGTTCTGGAGATATTGAAGGAATACCTGAAAGGTATTTCGGGTGGATAA
- a CDS encoding DUF167 domain-containing protein — protein MPAKESPFRVNLKIFPSSQRNELSGYENGLLKLRIAAQPEKGKANKELIDYLSELLDTPKAEIEICHGHTGRNKVLAFYCLSQADFEAKISAILHGS, from the coding sequence ATGCCAGCCAAAGAAAGCCCGTTTAGAGTAAATCTAAAAATATTCCCTTCCTCGCAGCGAAATGAACTGTCAGGATACGAGAATGGTTTGCTCAAACTCAGGATAGCCGCTCAACCAGAGAAAGGCAAAGCCAATAAGGAACTGATAGACTACCTGAGTGAGTTGCTTGATACACCTAAAGCCGAAATTGAAATATGCCACGGACATACAGGGCGGAATAAAGTACTGGCGTTTTACTGCCTTAGTCAGGCGGATTTTGAGGCAAAGATTTCGGCGATTTTGCACGGGTCTTAG